One segment of Pseudoalteromonas rubra DNA contains the following:
- a CDS encoding UDP-N-acetylmuramoyl-L-alanyl-D-glutamate--2,6-diaminopimelate ligase, which translates to MTRDLSQALAYIGVSYPATVINELRLDSREVGPGDCFIALRGHQQDGGYFVAAALSRGAALVLADANCVVDVEDTRVLQISGLAAKVAKLAALFYGEPSHAMTLVGVTGTNGKSTTTAMIAHLASVCGLPGAVIGTLGYGAPDLLTPLNNTTPSHVDLQRILNELRHSYQLAAMEVSSHGLVQGRVAQCQFDVAVFTNLSRDHLDYHGTMENYAEAKLQLFSHCEPNFGVVNIDDPWAQRWLQASKIANPVGFGRKPADDQLHETLHQFVYFSEAQFNSQGIHCRFHTSWGDAEIRTPLFGEFNLYNLSAAFAVLLTQGIPLTQLIEGAAKLQPVTGRMQAIEVAGKPTCVVDYAHTPDALALALQALQQHVPGKVTCVFGCGGERDKGKRALMAQAAERYADTVVITSDNPRGEDPLAIINDIKAGLSKPEYALCQPDRATAIREAIQGADQHSVILIAGKGHEDYQIIGNQRLAFSDISWAQTILSGESA; encoded by the coding sequence ATGACACGTGACCTGAGCCAGGCACTGGCTTACATCGGGGTTTCATACCCAGCGACAGTGATTAATGAATTGCGCCTGGACAGCCGTGAAGTGGGTCCGGGCGATTGCTTTATTGCACTTCGCGGTCATCAGCAAGATGGCGGCTACTTTGTTGCAGCGGCGCTGAGTCGTGGTGCTGCATTGGTGTTGGCGGATGCAAACTGTGTTGTTGATGTAGAAGATACGCGTGTATTGCAGATCTCCGGGCTGGCAGCCAAAGTGGCTAAGCTGGCTGCGCTATTTTATGGTGAGCCCAGTCATGCCATGACTTTGGTGGGTGTGACGGGGACAAATGGTAAGTCCACCACAACGGCGATGATAGCGCACCTGGCCAGTGTATGTGGTTTGCCAGGTGCCGTGATTGGCACCCTAGGTTATGGTGCACCTGATTTGCTCACGCCGCTGAATAATACCACTCCGTCTCATGTGGATTTGCAACGTATTTTAAATGAGTTGCGTCACAGTTATCAGCTGGCTGCTATGGAGGTATCGTCCCATGGGCTCGTGCAGGGGAGGGTGGCCCAGTGTCAGTTTGATGTGGCAGTGTTTACCAATCTCAGTCGCGACCATCTTGATTACCACGGCACAATGGAAAATTATGCCGAGGCGAAACTACAACTATTTAGTCACTGTGAGCCGAATTTTGGGGTGGTTAATATTGATGATCCCTGGGCACAACGCTGGCTACAAGCGAGTAAAATCGCCAATCCGGTGGGTTTTGGTCGCAAGCCGGCTGATGATCAATTACATGAAACGTTACACCAGTTTGTATATTTTAGTGAGGCGCAATTTAACAGTCAGGGGATCCACTGCCGATTTCATACCAGCTGGGGTGACGCTGAGATCAGAACTCCCCTGTTTGGTGAATTTAACCTGTATAACCTGAGCGCAGCATTTGCAGTTTTACTGACTCAGGGGATCCCTTTAACGCAGTTGATTGAGGGGGCGGCGAAATTGCAGCCCGTGACTGGCCGCATGCAAGCTATTGAAGTGGCTGGAAAGCCAACGTGTGTGGTGGATTATGCCCATACACCAGATGCACTGGCACTGGCGCTGCAGGCACTGCAACAGCATGTTCCAGGCAAAGTGACCTGTGTGTTTGGCTGTGGTGGTGAGCGTGATAAAGGTAAGCGCGCGCTGATGGCGCAGGCGGCTGAACGGTATGCGGATACCGTGGTGATCACCAGTGATAACCCACGGGGGGAAGATCCTCTCGCCATTATTAACGACATTAAGGCTGGGCTCAGTAAGCCTGAGTATGCTCTTTGTCAGCCTGATAGGGCAACTGCCATACGCGAGGCAATTCAGGGGGCTGATCAACACAGCGTGATCCTGATTGCCGGCAAAGGGCATGAGGACTATCAGATCATAGGTAACCAACGCCTGGCTTTTAGTGATATTAGCTGGGCTCAGACAATATTATCAGGGGAAAGTGCATGA
- the ftsL gene encoding cell division protein FtsL, with translation MKKHQRQPKLFLEMCQLLLANKLTFVLLAVTLGSALAVVQVTHLTRQQLIEQDRLLQKRDELDLEWRYLLVEEEFYSQHARIEEVARTQLQMKRPTSKEEQVIVLP, from the coding sequence ATGAAAAAGCATCAGCGTCAGCCGAAGTTGTTCTTAGAGATGTGCCAGTTGTTACTGGCCAACAAGCTGACGTTTGTTCTGCTGGCTGTGACCTTAGGGTCGGCGCTTGCGGTGGTGCAGGTAACTCACCTGACTCGCCAACAGCTGATAGAACAGGACAGGTTATTACAAAAACGCGACGAGCTGGATCTGGAGTGGCGTTATTTGCTGGTTGAGGAAGAGTTTTACTCACAGCACGCGCGCATTGAAGAAGTGGCCAGAACTCAGTTACAAATGAAGCGGCCAACCAGTAAAGAAGAGCAGGTGATCGTATTACCATGA
- the mraZ gene encoding division/cell wall cluster transcriptional repressor MraZ produces MFRGANSLSLDDKGRFSIPTRYRQPLLSEEQGAVICTIAINEPCLWLYPLSEWREIESRLQRLSNTNPRVRRWQRMLLGHAEEYQLDKNGRILLAPTLRAHAGLGKKLMLVGLLNKFEIWDEARWYEQMQADTEIERSGDVEACPELDDFSL; encoded by the coding sequence ATGTTCCGCGGCGCAAACTCTCTGAGTCTCGATGACAAAGGGCGCTTTTCGATACCTACCCGGTATCGCCAACCGCTGTTGTCTGAAGAACAGGGAGCCGTGATCTGTACTATTGCGATCAATGAACCATGCCTGTGGCTTTATCCGTTGTCGGAGTGGCGCGAAATTGAATCCCGATTACAACGACTATCCAATACTAACCCCAGAGTCAGACGCTGGCAGCGCATGTTATTAGGACATGCGGAAGAGTATCAGCTGGACAAAAATGGCCGTATTCTGCTGGCGCCCACGTTGCGTGCTCATGCTGGTCTTGGCAAAAAGCTAATGCTGGTGGGATTGCTTAACAAATTTGAGATTTGGGACGAAGCTCGCTGGTATGAGCAAATGCAGGCCGATACCGAGATAGAGCGCAGTGGTGACGTGGAAGCGTGCCCTGAGCTGGACGACTTTTCTTTATAA
- a CDS encoding penicillin-binding transpeptidase domain-containing protein, producing the protein MSPAKKTSVNLISWRFALVSVMLVLVFAALIARAAYLQVIEPDKARSENAKRTVRVETVRVQRGMIFDRNGKELAVSVPVVSVYADPKALDKALSKKVLRKARRNGEDTQALADNAAELSARKQAFYQDEVRWRELADVLQIKQEKIDKRLRDNPKRRFVYLKRQVTPAVANYIRQMRLPGIHLLDESKRYYPNGEVTAHVLGVTNIDGIGIEGIEKLYDKAMTGTEGRRTIRKDAQGREVQVLAEEERVEPEDVHLSIDLRIQAIAYQALKSAVLTYQATSGSAMVVDVHSGEILAMVNSPSFNPNDMSDAAPYKRRNRAITDLFEPGSTLKPLAVLAGLDHGVIQADDTIDTYPGWMRLNGGLVKDERNHGEMTLREILKISSNMGVAKISQMLPKEYFVGLYQQVGFGEDTGTMMIGESSGLFYPNRRWSDFEIATLSYGYAVSVSTAQVARLYATFGAGGISRPLTIMKQDGPVPGERLFREEDALAVVEMMESVFEKGGTASNVIVDGYRAAAKTGTSEKAIAGGYGDEYVGYFAGVAPVSDPRLAVVVMINEPGGDVYYGGHTAGPVFAEIVSNALRILNVAPDKDRVAYLSRPDNDT; encoded by the coding sequence ATGAGCCCGGCGAAAAAGACCTCAGTCAATTTAATCAGCTGGCGCTTTGCGCTGGTCAGCGTGATGCTTGTGCTGGTGTTTGCCGCGCTGATCGCTCGTGCTGCCTATTTACAGGTGATTGAGCCCGATAAAGCCCGCTCGGAGAATGCTAAACGGACGGTCCGGGTTGAAACCGTGCGGGTGCAGCGCGGTATGATCTTCGACCGTAACGGGAAAGAGCTGGCAGTCAGTGTGCCTGTGGTCAGCGTCTATGCCGATCCTAAAGCGCTGGATAAGGCATTGTCGAAAAAAGTGCTGAGAAAAGCCCGGCGCAACGGTGAAGATACGCAAGCTTTGGCCGATAATGCGGCCGAACTGAGTGCCCGTAAACAGGCATTTTATCAAGATGAAGTACGCTGGCGCGAGCTGGCAGATGTGCTGCAGATTAAACAAGAAAAAATAGACAAACGCCTGCGCGATAATCCCAAGCGTCGTTTTGTTTATTTAAAGCGCCAGGTGACGCCCGCGGTTGCCAATTATATTCGTCAGATGCGCCTGCCTGGGATCCATTTGCTTGATGAATCTAAGCGTTATTACCCCAATGGTGAAGTGACAGCGCATGTGCTGGGTGTAACCAACATTGATGGTATTGGCATCGAAGGTATTGAAAAGCTCTATGATAAAGCGATGACGGGCACCGAAGGGCGCCGCACCATTCGTAAGGATGCGCAGGGGCGTGAGGTCCAGGTACTGGCAGAAGAAGAACGGGTAGAGCCGGAAGATGTGCACCTGAGTATCGATCTGCGGATCCAGGCTATCGCGTATCAGGCATTGAAATCGGCGGTATTGACCTATCAGGCAACATCGGGATCGGCCATGGTGGTCGATGTGCATAGCGGTGAGATCCTGGCGATGGTCAACAGTCCGAGCTTTAATCCCAATGATATGAGCGATGCAGCGCCCTATAAACGTCGCAACCGGGCCATTACCGACCTGTTTGAACCGGGGTCGACACTTAAACCTCTGGCTGTATTGGCGGGCCTGGACCATGGTGTTATCCAGGCAGACGACACCATAGATACCTATCCAGGCTGGATGCGCCTCAACGGAGGCCTGGTTAAGGACGAGCGCAATCACGGTGAAATGACACTGCGCGAAATTCTTAAAATTTCCAGTAACATGGGAGTAGCTAAAATCAGCCAGATGCTCCCAAAAGAGTATTTTGTTGGACTATATCAACAGGTTGGCTTTGGTGAAGACACCGGTACTATGATGATTGGCGAGAGTTCAGGCTTGTTCTATCCTAATCGCCGGTGGTCAGACTTTGAGATTGCGACCCTGTCTTATGGCTACGCTGTTTCTGTCAGTACCGCACAAGTGGCCAGGCTCTATGCGACGTTTGGCGCGGGGGGGATCTCCCGGCCGCTGACCATTATGAAGCAGGACGGACCGGTGCCTGGCGAGCGGCTGTTCCGTGAAGAAGACGCACTGGCAGTTGTTGAGATGATGGAGTCGGTCTTTGAAAAAGGGGGCACTGCATCCAATGTGATTGTTGATGGTTATCGGGCTGCTGCTAAAACTGGTACGTCGGAAAAGGCGATTGCCGGCGGGTATGGTGACGAGTACGTGGGTTATTTTGCCGGTGTTGCACCGGTCAGTGACCCTCGTCTTGCGGTGGTGGTTATGATCAATGAACCAGGTGGCGATGTTTATTACGGAGGTCATACGGCAGGACCTGTGTTTGCTGAGATAGTCTCTAATGCACTGAGAATTTTAAATGTGGCGCCGGACAAAGACCGCGTTGCTTATTTATCGAGGCCTGACAATGACACGTGA
- the rsmH gene encoding 16S rRNA (cytosine(1402)-N(4))-methyltransferase RsmH: MATEWQHISVLMAETLDALNIQPDGTYIDGTFGRGGHSGEILKRLNEQGKLQAIDQDPQAIAAAQKFADDPRFSIAHNRFSHIESVAREAGLLGQVDGILLDIGVSSPQLDDAERGFSFMKDGPLDMRMNPMAGRSAAQWLAEAELEDMVFVIKKYGEEKFARRIATKIIETREHTEITSTKQLAELIDEAVPVKDKYKHPATRTFQAIRIYINSELEEIQTALQAALAVLKPGGRLVVISFHSLEDRIVKQFIKKQSKGEAVPRGLPLTDAQLKQNLTLKAIGKAIKPSQAEIDANPRARSSVLRIAEKL; the protein is encoded by the coding sequence ATGGCGACAGAATGGCAACATATTTCAGTGCTGATGGCTGAAACGCTGGATGCATTGAATATCCAACCCGATGGTACCTATATCGACGGCACATTTGGCCGCGGGGGTCACTCGGGTGAAATACTGAAGCGGCTGAACGAGCAGGGTAAGTTACAGGCCATCGATCAGGATCCGCAAGCGATTGCGGCCGCTCAGAAATTTGCCGACGATCCGCGTTTTAGTATTGCCCATAATCGGTTCTCGCACATTGAGAGCGTTGCCCGTGAGGCCGGCCTGTTGGGTCAGGTCGATGGTATTTTGCTGGATATTGGTGTGTCGTCCCCTCAGCTGGATGACGCTGAACGTGGTTTTAGCTTTATGAAAGATGGTCCGCTGGACATGCGGATGAACCCGATGGCTGGCCGCAGTGCTGCGCAGTGGCTGGCGGAAGCTGAGCTGGAAGATATGGTGTTTGTGATCAAAAAATATGGCGAAGAAAAATTTGCCCGCCGGATTGCGACCAAGATCATTGAAACCCGTGAGCATACTGAGATCACTTCCACCAAACAGCTGGCAGAGTTAATCGATGAAGCGGTGCCGGTAAAAGACAAGTATAAGCATCCGGCAACACGTACCTTTCAGGCCATCCGTATTTACATCAACAGTGAGCTGGAAGAAATCCAGACGGCATTGCAAGCCGCACTGGCGGTACTGAAACCTGGGGGTCGCTTGGTTGTGATCTCGTTCCATTCTTTGGAAGATCGCATTGTTAAGCAGTTTATCAAGAAACAAAGCAAAGGGGAGGCTGTGCCGCGCGGTTTGCCACTGACAGACGCGCAGTTAAAACAAAACCTGACGTTGAAGGCCATAGGTAAAGCCATTAAACCCAGTCAGGCCGAAATTGATGCCAATCCGCGAGCACGTAGCTCGGTACTGAGAATTGCCGAGAAACTGTAA